One stretch of Siphonobacter curvatus DNA includes these proteins:
- the kbl gene encoding glycine C-acetyltransferase, producing MYGTIKEELQQELASIQEAGLYKNERIIVTPQSAVIATYNGQNVLNFCANNYLGLSSHPSVIEAAHQTVDSHGYGMSSVRFICGTQDIHKELEKATAEFVGAEDCILYAAAFDANGGVFEPLLNEQDAIISDELNHASIIDGIRLCKAKRFRYKHNNMADLEEQLKAAAGSRRILIVTDGVFSMDGTIAQLDIICDLADQYGAMVMVDESHASGFVGKTGRGTPEHKNVMGRIDIITGTYGKALGGASGGFTAARKEIVELLRQRSRPYLFSNTLAPVVVGASLKVLELLRASTTLRDKLEENTRFFREAMTTAGFDILPGEHPIVPIMLYEAPLAQQFASKLLEEGIYVIGFFYPVVPQGKARIRVQISAGHEREHLEKAIAAFTKVGKDLGVIE from the coding sequence ATGTACGGAACGATTAAAGAAGAACTTCAGCAAGAGCTGGCTTCCATTCAGGAGGCGGGTTTGTATAAGAATGAACGCATCATTGTAACGCCGCAGTCGGCCGTGATCGCTACCTATAACGGACAGAATGTACTGAATTTCTGTGCGAACAATTACCTGGGCTTGTCCTCACACCCCTCGGTTATCGAAGCGGCTCATCAGACCGTCGATTCACACGGGTATGGCATGTCGTCAGTTCGGTTTATTTGCGGTACGCAGGATATTCACAAAGAACTCGAAAAAGCTACGGCTGAGTTTGTGGGAGCCGAAGACTGCATTCTGTACGCAGCCGCATTTGATGCCAACGGTGGGGTGTTCGAACCCTTGCTGAATGAACAGGACGCAATCATTTCCGATGAATTGAATCACGCGTCCATTATCGACGGTATTCGTTTGTGCAAGGCAAAACGCTTTCGCTACAAGCACAATAACATGGCCGATCTAGAAGAACAATTAAAAGCTGCAGCGGGATCGCGTCGCATTTTGATTGTTACGGATGGGGTATTTTCCATGGACGGAACCATTGCTCAACTCGACATCATCTGTGACCTAGCTGATCAGTACGGAGCCATGGTGATGGTGGATGAATCACACGCGAGTGGTTTTGTGGGCAAAACGGGACGGGGTACGCCTGAGCACAAGAATGTTATGGGCCGGATCGACATCATCACCGGAACCTACGGAAAAGCCCTGGGTGGTGCATCGGGTGGTTTTACTGCGGCTCGCAAGGAAATTGTAGAGCTGTTACGTCAACGCTCACGTCCGTATTTGTTCTCGAATACGCTGGCCCCCGTGGTGGTAGGAGCCTCCCTGAAAGTGCTGGAGCTGTTACGGGCCTCAACCACGTTACGCGACAAGCTGGAAGAAAATACCCGTTTCTTCCGCGAAGCAATGACCACTGCGGGCTTTGACATTCTGCCCGGCGAACATCCCATTGTTCCCATCATGCTTTACGAGGCTCCGCTGGCTCAGCAGTTTGCGTCAAAATTGTTGGAAGAGGGTATTTACGTCATCGGCTTCTTTTACCCGGTAGTACCGCAGGGAAAAGCCCGGATCCGGGTACAAATTTCCGCCGGTCACGAACGCGAACACCTCGAAAAAGCCATTGCGGCGTTTACCAAAGTTGGTAAAGATTTGGGTGTGATTGAATAG
- the pyrR gene encoding bifunctional pyr operon transcriptional regulator/uracil phosphoribosyltransferase PyrR, with protein sequence MQRRLLLSSPLLEITISRLCQQLIENHQLFADSVILGLQPRGIHLAQRIHQELQQTTGSTIPFGWLDATFHRDDFRRRESIVRANQTKIPFTVEGKRVILVDDVIATGRMVRAALDAMTFFGRPEKVELAVLIDRSYNRDIPIAPDYVGLKVNTLDTQRVIVEWKEQGHEKDGIWLSD encoded by the coding sequence ATGCAGCGACGATTGCTTCTTTCCAGTCCCTTGTTGGAGATCACCATCAGTCGGTTATGCCAACAACTTATTGAGAATCACCAGCTCTTTGCCGATTCAGTGATCCTGGGTTTGCAACCGCGAGGTATTCATCTGGCTCAACGAATTCATCAGGAACTTCAGCAAACCACCGGTAGTACCATTCCGTTTGGTTGGCTGGATGCGACTTTTCACCGCGACGACTTTCGCCGTCGGGAATCGATTGTACGGGCCAATCAGACCAAAATTCCCTTTACGGTCGAAGGCAAACGGGTCATTCTCGTCGACGACGTGATCGCTACGGGCCGCATGGTACGGGCCGCTCTCGATGCCATGACCTTTTTTGGTCGTCCGGAAAAGGTAGAACTGGCGGTACTCATTGATCGTAGTTATAACCGGGATATTCCCATCGCTCCGGATTACGTGGGGCTGAAAGTCAATACGCTCGATACGCAGCGGGTCATCGTGGAATGGAAAGAACAGGGCCACGAAAAAGACGGTATTTGGCTCAGTGATTAG
- a CDS encoding Lrp/AsnC family transcriptional regulator, which yields MENLDELDKTLLRLLQQDAKMTTKELAAELNLTISPVYERIKRLESLGYIKQYVAVLDKTLIGQPVTVFCQVSMRYHNEAFIEKFEQTIQDLEEVQECYHMAGQVDFLLKINLKSLNDYHDFVKYKLSKLENIGTLNSTFVLKEIKHNIGYSI from the coding sequence ATGGAAAATCTGGATGAGCTGGACAAAACCCTCCTTCGTCTACTTCAGCAGGATGCCAAAATGACTACCAAGGAATTGGCTGCCGAGCTAAACCTTACCATCTCACCTGTCTACGAACGCATCAAGCGGCTTGAATCCCTCGGCTACATTAAACAGTACGTGGCGGTACTCGATAAAACGCTGATTGGACAACCCGTGACCGTTTTTTGCCAGGTTTCCATGCGTTATCACAATGAAGCGTTCATTGAAAAATTTGAGCAGACCATTCAGGATCTGGAGGAAGTACAGGAATGCTACCACATGGCTGGACAAGTTGATTTCCTGTTAAAAATCAATTTAAAGTCCCTGAATGATTATCACGATTTTGTGAAGTATAAACTATCGAAGCTGGAAAATATTGGAACCCTAAATAGCACGTTTGTATTAAAAGAAATCAAACATAACATTGGATATAGTATCTAA
- a CDS encoding M28 family metallopeptidase, with product MFKRLLATAFLAVPLVGSSQQILNRDPEIDRYVKAVSADSMRATVEKLVSFGSRHTLSSVSDPQRGIGAARRWTLAKFQSYAKNSGGRLTAQLQSWTLKPDGRRVDKEHEIANIVATLKGSDPNDDRIFVISAHIDSRALDIMNRDIDSPGANDDGSGVATALELARILSAAKFPATIVFLIVSGEEQSLLGAEYYAQQAVDKKMNLEAILNNDTMGSSAGSDIGMIDNTRLRVFSEGLPAYQTAEQAAKIRAIGAEGDGKTRQLARYMKEVGERYMENLEVVLIFRNDRFQRGGDHTPFVNKGFAAVRITEMNENFDHQHHDIHTENGKEYGDLQKFMDFEYLRKNAAVNLATLANLAKAPQMPQDVQIEVRGSASYAKLNWKAPKAGKVKGYYVLIRETYQPFWQKKLYTTETSITLPYSRDSYFFAIQAVSEHGNESLPVIPLPSR from the coding sequence ATGTTTAAACGCTTACTAGCAACGGCCTTTCTGGCAGTGCCTTTGGTCGGCTCTTCCCAGCAAATCCTGAATCGGGATCCTGAAATTGATCGTTACGTCAAAGCCGTCTCCGCCGACTCGATGCGGGCAACCGTTGAAAAACTTGTTTCCTTTGGCAGCCGCCATACCTTAAGTTCGGTTAGTGATCCGCAACGGGGAATCGGAGCCGCCCGCCGCTGGACACTCGCTAAATTTCAGTCTTACGCCAAAAACTCTGGCGGTCGACTAACGGCCCAGTTACAAAGCTGGACGCTCAAGCCCGACGGACGTCGAGTGGACAAAGAGCATGAAATTGCCAACATTGTAGCTACCCTAAAAGGCTCCGATCCGAATGACGACCGGATATTTGTCATCTCGGCACACATCGACTCCCGGGCTCTGGACATTATGAATCGTGATATTGACTCCCCCGGAGCTAATGACGATGGTTCGGGTGTAGCCACGGCTTTGGAACTGGCCCGTATTCTGTCCGCTGCCAAATTCCCGGCTACGATCGTTTTTCTGATTGTCAGTGGTGAAGAACAAAGCCTGCTCGGAGCCGAATACTACGCCCAGCAAGCCGTGGACAAAAAGATGAATCTAGAAGCCATTCTGAATAATGATACGATGGGCTCTTCCGCAGGCAGCGATATTGGTATGATTGATAATACCCGTCTACGCGTCTTCAGTGAAGGGTTACCCGCGTACCAGACGGCCGAACAGGCGGCTAAAATCCGGGCGATTGGAGCTGAAGGCGACGGCAAGACCCGGCAATTGGCTCGTTACATGAAAGAAGTGGGTGAACGATACATGGAAAATCTGGAAGTCGTACTGATTTTCCGGAATGACCGTTTCCAACGCGGCGGTGACCATACCCCTTTTGTGAACAAAGGCTTCGCAGCCGTTCGGATTACAGAAATGAACGAAAACTTTGATCACCAGCACCACGACATTCATACCGAAAACGGAAAGGAGTACGGTGATTTGCAAAAATTCATGGATTTTGAATACCTCCGTAAAAATGCTGCCGTAAACTTGGCAACGCTGGCCAACCTGGCGAAAGCTCCGCAAATGCCTCAGGACGTACAGATCGAAGTACGCGGCTCAGCTAGTTACGCCAAACTCAACTGGAAGGCTCCTAAAGCCGGAAAAGTGAAAGGATATTACGTGTTGATTCGGGAAACGTATCAGCCGTTCTGGCAGAAGAAACTGTACACGACTGAAACTTCGATCACACTCCCCTACTCTAGGGATTCGTATTTCTTTGCTATCCAAGCGGTTAGTGAGCATGGAAACGAAAGTTTGCCCGTCATTCCCTTGCCTTCGCGTTAA
- a CDS encoding mechanosensitive ion channel family protein, producing the protein MDFTNLKDLILLNVYQYGGKILLALVVFIIGRLVIAKLTNFLAARMNQSRIDRDVQPFLISLLSVLFNVMLLLSCAGLLGIETTSFVAILGAAGLAVGLALQGSLANFAGGVLILIFKPFRVGDLIEAQGFIGVVEAIQIFNTILVTPDNKTIILPNGSLSTSPVTNISGKGVIRVDMVYGVGSQNDLDVTKAAIQGVIATCPYALKDRGHDVLVTKLTPDTTSYDVRVWTTPANYWNTYYYMHENLKRQFERDGIQAPEKLVYVKQK; encoded by the coding sequence ATGGATTTCACTAACCTAAAAGATCTCATCCTGTTGAATGTCTATCAGTACGGCGGCAAAATTCTTCTGGCCTTAGTCGTTTTTATCATCGGACGGCTGGTCATTGCTAAACTCACGAATTTTTTGGCCGCCCGTATGAATCAGAGTCGTATTGATCGCGACGTTCAACCCTTTTTAATTTCCTTGCTCAGCGTTCTGTTTAACGTGATGCTCTTGTTAAGCTGTGCAGGACTGTTGGGTATCGAAACGACTTCCTTCGTCGCGATCCTCGGAGCTGCCGGTTTAGCCGTGGGTCTGGCTTTACAGGGCAGCCTAGCTAACTTTGCGGGAGGTGTACTCATTCTCATTTTCAAGCCATTCCGGGTTGGTGATTTAATCGAAGCTCAGGGCTTCATCGGTGTGGTAGAGGCCATTCAGATTTTCAACACCATTTTGGTAACGCCGGATAATAAAACCATCATTCTGCCCAACGGCTCTTTATCCACCAGCCCCGTAACGAACATTTCGGGCAAGGGTGTTATTCGCGTAGATATGGTGTACGGCGTAGGAAGTCAGAATGATCTGGACGTAACTAAGGCCGCAATTCAAGGTGTCATTGCGACCTGCCCATATGCACTCAAAGATCGTGGCCATGATGTACTGGTCACCAAACTCACCCCCGATACAACGAGCTACGATGTACGCGTGTGGACCACACCAGCCAATTACTGGAACACGTACTACTATATGCACGAAAACCTCAAACGCCAGTTCGAACGCGACGGCATTCAGGCCCCGGAAAAGTTGGTATACGTCAAGCAAAAATAA
- a CDS encoding LytR/AlgR family response regulator transcription factor, with the protein MKLKCVIVDDELMARLSLERLCEKREELEIIGIFDQSTEGLNFLREKIVDVLFLDVEMPGLNGLELLDQLSYMPSVILTTSKTEYAFDAFQYQVTDYLKKPISLPRFMQAVDKVIDKKTAVKAPVAPKNTDPNEIYVKTEGRYIRIEYDNILYVENVGDYVKIRTNQGSHIVYATMKNLEEKLNPKFFFRVHRSFIINLSKIVDIEESNLVIADKVIPISRANKPELLEKLNIL; encoded by the coding sequence ATGAAATTAAAATGCGTTATTGTAGATGATGAGTTAATGGCTCGTCTCTCCCTTGAACGGTTGTGCGAAAAGCGAGAAGAGTTAGAGATTATTGGAATATTTGATCAATCTACAGAAGGTTTAAATTTCTTAAGGGAGAAAATTGTAGATGTTCTTTTTCTGGATGTTGAAATGCCGGGATTGAATGGACTTGAGCTGTTAGATCAGTTATCGTACATGCCTTCAGTAATCCTTACAACGTCCAAGACAGAATATGCCTTTGATGCCTTTCAGTACCAGGTCACGGATTATTTGAAAAAGCCTATTTCGCTTCCTCGCTTCATGCAGGCCGTAGATAAGGTAATCGATAAAAAGACCGCGGTAAAAGCACCAGTGGCTCCCAAAAATACTGATCCTAATGAAATTTACGTAAAAACAGAAGGACGCTATATTCGCATTGAGTATGATAATATTCTTTACGTTGAAAACGTAGGTGACTATGTTAAAATTCGTACCAATCAAGGCTCGCATATTGTGTATGCAACCATGAAGAATTTGGAGGAAAAACTAAATCCTAAATTCTTTTTTCGCGTGCACCGTAGCTTTATTATCAACCTTTCTAAAATCGTTGATATTGAAGAAAGTAACTTGGTTATTGCGGATAAGGTCATACCGATCAGCCGGGCTAATAAACCTGAATTACTCGAGAAACTGAATATTCTGTAA
- a CDS encoding head GIN domain-containing protein — MKHLPLLVLGLLASYSGYAQQTKTVDLKSFSKVRILGCVTAELKKANDVSLKITTPGTLEESKITVETKNDELIIRQKWEKEVFQKGDCRASNIRLELGYKEVESIYSGVGAEITVIDPIQTRDLDLQAATGSQIRLEADVRNLKAKAVQGAVLDLSGTASEQQVTVNTGGEVHAFNLTSEDAFVKANTGGVARITTTKRLDANAGTGGAVRYKGNPAKKNINSSLGGEVKAE; from the coding sequence ATGAAACACTTGCCATTGCTTGTCCTGGGGTTACTGGCCTCATATTCAGGATACGCTCAACAAACGAAAACGGTTGACCTTAAGTCGTTCAGTAAAGTTCGGATTTTGGGCTGTGTAACAGCAGAACTGAAAAAAGCGAATGATGTTTCGTTGAAAATTACCACACCGGGTACGCTGGAAGAATCTAAAATCACGGTTGAAACCAAAAATGACGAACTGATCATCCGTCAGAAGTGGGAAAAAGAGGTCTTTCAGAAAGGCGATTGCCGGGCCAGTAACATTCGACTGGAACTGGGATACAAGGAAGTAGAATCCATTTATTCGGGCGTCGGAGCCGAAATTACGGTCATCGATCCCATCCAAACGCGGGATCTGGATTTACAGGCGGCTACGGGCAGCCAGATCCGACTCGAAGCCGATGTACGTAACCTGAAGGCTAAAGCAGTTCAGGGAGCGGTACTGGATTTGTCAGGCACCGCCTCCGAACAACAGGTGACGGTGAACACGGGCGGTGAAGTACACGCCTTCAACCTGACGAGCGAAGATGCCTTTGTCAAAGCCAATACGGGCGGCGTAGCTCGCATCACTACAACCAAACGTCTGGATGCCAATGCCGGTACCGGCGGAGCGGTGCGGTACAAAGGAAATCCCGCCAAGAAAAACATCAATTCCAGCTTGGGTGGCGAAGTAAAAGCGGAGTAA
- the pth gene encoding aminoacyl-tRNA hydrolase, giving the protein MKYLVAGLGNIGPEYAMTRHNVGFMVLDRLAAQENLKFDLGRLAYGAELKYKGRTIYLIKPTTYMNLSGKAINYWLKELKIPVENMLTITDDIALPFGKLRLRSKGSHGGHNGLRNIQEVLGNDQYARLRFGVSGDFPKGRQVDYVLGEFPKSEIELLPERLDRSIDILLSFCTLGIDKTMNNFNE; this is encoded by the coding sequence ATGAAGTATCTGGTAGCGGGCTTAGGAAACATTGGCCCGGAATATGCGATGACCCGACACAACGTCGGTTTTATGGTACTGGACCGACTGGCGGCTCAGGAAAATCTTAAATTCGATTTGGGCCGACTGGCGTACGGGGCTGAACTGAAATACAAAGGCCGCACCATTTACCTGATCAAGCCTACCACGTACATGAACCTGAGCGGGAAGGCGATTAACTACTGGCTGAAAGAACTGAAAATACCTGTGGAAAATATGTTGACGATTACCGACGACATTGCCCTCCCTTTCGGAAAGCTACGCCTCCGGAGCAAAGGATCGCACGGAGGACACAACGGTTTACGAAATATTCAGGAGGTTTTGGGCAATGATCAGTACGCTCGTCTTCGTTTTGGCGTCAGCGGTGATTTTCCAAAAGGACGTCAGGTAGACTATGTACTTGGGGAGTTTCCCAAGAGCGAAATCGAGCTTTTGCCCGAACGTCTGGACCGCTCCATCGACATTTTATTGAGTTTTTGCACTTTAGGGATTGACAAGACGATGAATAATTTTAACGAATGA
- a CDS encoding NAD-dependent epimerase/dehydratase family protein produces the protein MDTILVIGASGQIGTVLVQHLQNQYGLNRVIASDLRMPQAFSGIFESLDATKADELAALVRRYRVTQIYHLAAILSANGEANPIRTWEINMQTALNVLEVARTQNVSKVFIPSSIAVFGPSAPAFDTPQQTQLDPTTVYGISKVAAENWMHYYHVKYGLDVRSLRYPGVISYQSQPGGGTTDYAVAIYHQAVQGQDFTCFLSENTRLPMIYMDDAIRATLELMEAESSRIRVRTAYNLAGLSFTPAEITAAIQKFFPNFRTQYAPDFRQQIADSWPKTIDDQAARNDWEWAPAFDLSRMTEEMIHHLSEYYQPSLTQA, from the coding sequence ATGGATACTATTCTTGTTATCGGAGCTAGTGGACAGATCGGTACGGTTTTGGTCCAGCACCTTCAAAATCAGTACGGACTGAATCGCGTCATAGCCTCGGATTTGCGGATGCCGCAAGCATTTTCGGGAATTTTTGAATCACTCGATGCCACGAAAGCCGATGAACTGGCCGCCTTGGTACGTCGATATCGGGTAACGCAGATTTATCATTTAGCGGCGATCCTTTCGGCTAATGGAGAGGCCAATCCGATTCGGACTTGGGAGATCAACATGCAGACGGCTCTGAATGTACTGGAAGTAGCCCGTACACAGAACGTCTCTAAAGTATTTATTCCCAGTTCAATTGCGGTATTTGGCCCCAGTGCTCCGGCATTCGATACGCCCCAGCAAACGCAGCTTGATCCCACGACGGTATATGGCATCAGTAAAGTAGCGGCTGAAAACTGGATGCATTACTACCACGTGAAATATGGTCTTGATGTACGCTCGCTGCGGTATCCGGGGGTGATTAGTTACCAGTCGCAACCCGGCGGCGGTACCACCGATTACGCCGTTGCCATTTATCATCAGGCGGTACAAGGTCAGGATTTTACCTGTTTTCTGTCGGAGAATACGCGGCTGCCCATGATCTACATGGACGACGCCATTCGGGCCACGCTGGAATTGATGGAAGCCGAAAGCAGCCGGATTCGGGTGCGGACAGCCTACAACCTGGCGGGCCTAAGTTTTACACCCGCTGAAATAACGGCGGCCATTCAGAAATTTTTCCCGAATTTTCGAACGCAGTACGCTCCGGATTTCCGGCAACAAATTGCCGATTCCTGGCCCAAAACGATTGATGATCAGGCTGCCCGTAACGATTGGGAATGGGCTCCGGCCTTTGATCTCTCCCGAATGACGGAAGAAATGATCCATCATCTTTCTGAATATTATCAGCCTTCACTTACGCAGGCGTAA
- a CDS encoding NUDIX hydrolase, with product MASYQDSHKFQLWQRNLQHNGVIIHGTKELYTKYRSDGDLLFGLFDLDATVPEGHKILPLCFVKGEVLSVLTCLIDRETQEKYLLLVQQRRICDGSYMYEHPAGMVDGSDLPLDVAVREIQEETGLVVQPAQIHQLTEKPLFPSSGTSDEAMYFFYVELELSKEEIFQYDGQTAGADHDEFILTKVVPLNEAMGMMSNACALLNIHLYLAAKKM from the coding sequence ATGGCGTCCTACCAAGATTCGCATAAGTTTCAGTTGTGGCAGCGTAACCTGCAGCACAATGGTGTCATTATCCACGGTACCAAGGAATTATACACAAAATATCGCTCGGATGGCGACCTGCTCTTTGGGCTTTTCGATTTGGATGCAACGGTTCCGGAGGGTCATAAAATTCTTCCGCTTTGTTTCGTAAAGGGAGAAGTATTGTCCGTACTCACTTGCCTGATTGATCGTGAGACCCAGGAAAAATACCTGTTACTGGTACAGCAGCGACGCATTTGTGACGGCAGTTACATGTACGAACACCCAGCAGGCATGGTCGACGGCTCGGACCTGCCCCTGGACGTAGCTGTACGCGAAATTCAGGAAGAAACGGGTCTGGTGGTACAACCCGCCCAGATTCACCAACTAACGGAGAAGCCCCTGTTTCCGAGCAGTGGTACGAGCGACGAAGCCATGTATTTCTTCTACGTGGAGCTTGAACTGAGTAAGGAAGAAATTTTTCAGTACGACGGTCAAACGGCCGGTGCCGATCACGATGAATTCATTTTAACCAAAGTCGTACCCTTGAACGAAGCGATGGGTATGATGAGTAATGCTTGTGCGTTACTGAATATTCACTTGTATCTGGCGGCGAAGAAAATGTAG
- a CDS encoding sulfite exporter TauE/SafE family protein: MESTSEVLKPSEVIPTRSVKKSSKNPFEEAIITLWKRERKPAEIFIHIVNALALMIVGHLIFKFLTVENITTAFNSITVDILWYVLGGFLAQMVDGALGMAYGVSAATFLAGVGVSPAVISMSVHTSEIFTSGVSGYMHLRYGNVNAKLFKVILIPGVIGAVLGAYLLSSVLEEYMTYVKPAVSTYTLILGIVIIRKALIKRQKKNPIKLIGPLAWFGGFMDSIGGGGWGPIVSSTLIASGRHPRYTVGSVNLAEFFISFASSLTFFLVIGLSQWQVILGLILGGVIAAPIAARLASKLPIKAMMILVGIVVILASLKRLIG; the protein is encoded by the coding sequence ATGGAGTCAACGTCTGAAGTACTTAAGCCCTCCGAAGTCATACCCACTCGCTCAGTCAAAAAGAGCAGTAAAAACCCCTTCGAAGAGGCCATCATTACGTTGTGGAAACGGGAACGCAAACCCGCTGAGATTTTCATTCACATCGTGAATGCGTTAGCCTTGATGATTGTAGGGCACCTGATCTTTAAGTTTCTTACCGTCGAAAATATTACTACGGCTTTCAACTCCATTACGGTTGACATTCTCTGGTACGTGCTGGGTGGCTTTCTGGCCCAAATGGTAGATGGAGCCCTGGGAATGGCTTACGGCGTTTCAGCAGCGACTTTCCTGGCGGGCGTAGGGGTTTCTCCCGCCGTCATTTCCATGAGTGTACACACCTCCGAAATTTTTACGAGTGGCGTCTCGGGCTACATGCACTTGAGATATGGCAACGTGAACGCCAAACTTTTTAAGGTGATCTTGATTCCCGGCGTTATTGGTGCTGTTTTGGGCGCTTACCTACTTTCTTCCGTACTGGAAGAGTACATGACGTACGTAAAACCAGCTGTGTCGACATATACCTTGATTCTGGGTATCGTAATCATCCGAAAAGCCCTGATCAAGCGGCAGAAAAAAAATCCGATCAAGTTGATTGGACCACTGGCCTGGTTTGGCGGTTTCATGGATTCCATTGGTGGTGGCGGCTGGGGGCCGATTGTATCCTCAACGCTGATTGCCTCAGGACGTCACCCTCGCTATACGGTTGGTTCAGTGAATCTCGCTGAATTTTTCATTTCCTTCGCGTCGTCTCTGACTTTCTTCCTGGTCATTGGCCTATCGCAATGGCAGGTGATTCTGGGGCTTATTCTGGGAGGCGTGATTGCCGCTCCCATTGCAGCCCGTTTAGCCAGTAAGCTACCGATTAAAGCCATGATGATTCTGGTCGGTATTGTAGTGATTCTGGCCAGTCTGAAGCGACTGATTGGCTAG
- a CDS encoding aspartate carbamoyltransferase catalytic subunit, producing the protein MLSTRHLLGIKDLTEADIQLIFQTADEFKEVLNRPIKKVPSLRDVTIANVFFENSTRTRLSFELAEKRLSADVVNFSSSSSSVKKGETLLDTVNNILAMKVDLIVMRHSSPGAPHYLSSRIPASVVNAGDGTHEHPTQALLDAFSIREKLGDVAGKKVAIIGDILHSRVALSNIFCLKKLGAEVMVCGPSTLIPRYIRELGVIVSHDVRQALQWCDVANVLRIQLERLQVKYFPSLREYSLYYGINKAMLNELDKPIVLMHPGPINRGVELSSDAADSSEHSIILNQVENGVATRMAVLYLLAAQQ; encoded by the coding sequence GTGCTAAGTACGAGACATTTACTAGGCATCAAAGATCTCACGGAAGCCGATATCCAGCTCATTTTTCAGACTGCTGACGAGTTTAAGGAAGTGCTCAACCGTCCGATCAAAAAAGTACCCTCGCTGCGGGACGTAACGATTGCCAACGTTTTTTTCGAAAACTCCACCCGTACGCGTCTGTCGTTTGAGCTGGCTGAAAAACGGCTTTCGGCTGACGTGGTTAATTTTTCCTCGTCGAGTAGTTCCGTTAAGAAAGGAGAAACGCTACTGGATACGGTCAATAACATTCTGGCCATGAAGGTAGACCTGATCGTCATGCGGCACAGTTCGCCCGGGGCTCCGCATTACCTATCCAGCCGCATTCCGGCCAGCGTGGTAAATGCCGGTGACGGTACGCACGAGCACCCGACGCAGGCCTTGCTGGATGCCTTTTCCATTCGTGAAAAACTCGGCGACGTAGCGGGCAAGAAGGTGGCTATTATTGGTGATATTCTGCACTCCCGGGTAGCTCTATCCAATATTTTCTGTCTGAAGAAGCTGGGAGCAGAAGTAATGGTGTGTGGACCGAGTACGCTCATTCCGCGATATATCCGGGAACTGGGCGTGATCGTTTCGCACGATGTACGGCAGGCGTTGCAATGGTGTGACGTGGCCAACGTACTGCGTATTCAGCTCGAACGCCTGCAGGTGAAGTATTTCCCGAGTCTGCGGGAGTATTCGCTGTATTACGGTATCAACAAAGCCATGCTCAATGAACTGGACAAGCCGATTGTACTGATGCACCCCGGACCGATCAATCGGGGCGTAGAATTAAGCTCGGATGCGGCTGACTCCAGCGAGCACTCGATTATTCTCAATCAGGTAGAAAATGGGGTAGCGACGCGGATGGCGGTATTGTATCTGCTGGCGGCTCAGCAGTAG